A region of the Leptospira sp. WS39.C2 genome:
CTATTATCAAATCTTGTCACAAATTACTCCAAAAAAAAGGTGTTACCGATTTTTCACTACGAGAGGTTGCTACTTTGTCAGGAGTCTCTCATGCCGCTGTTTATAGGCATTTCCAACATAAAGATGAGGTCCTAGAAATTTTATCATCGATTGGATTTGATCGATTAAAGTCCTTACAAAAAAAAGTATCAAAAGACTCAAAAAATCCAGACGAATATTTTGTAAAATTGGGACTTGTGTACATTCAATTTGCACTTAAAAATCCAAATTATTATAAACTGATGTTCCAAACCAAACGGGAAAAAGAATCTAACCAATTAAAACAATCCAAATTAAGGTCTTATGCAGTTCTCGTACACGGATGTCGTTTTTACCTAAAAACAAAAAAACGTAAAGAAAACCACCGTAGTTTTGCTCTTATGGCCTGGTCACTTGTTCATGGATTCAGCAACTTAAGTCTTGAAACTAATTTTCCAGAAACAGAAGGAAAACGTATGGACCAAAGTCAAATCCAATTGGCAGAAACTATTTTACGGTATTCAATTTAGTTTTTAATTGATCTCAAATCAAATTTATGGAAATACAACAGGTTCAAACTTTTCTAAAAATTCTGATTTTTCCCTTACAAACTTAAGTGGATTTTCCTTTCCGTATTCACAGTAATAAAACATACGTTGGCCATCATTTGCATTCGTACAATTTTTCACGTCTTCGATTACTAAATACAGATTCCCTGTTTTTTTATGTCGAAACAACTTCATACACTAACCACTTGAAATTGTCTGTTGATTGGAAATGTTTTATTACACCATTGTTTCCAAATTTTTTGTAAACTGTCTTCCATAAGGTCAGGTGAAGTTAGGTTGGAAATTTTAGAATGGGTGGAGGTTGATAAACTAATTTCAGTCCATTTTTTGAATTCTTCAAATGGGTTTAATGTATGTAGATTTTTCTTTATTTGTACTGTACTACTAGGACCGGTTGGAGATTCCAATGCTGGTTTGGATTTTTTTTCGGTTCCGCCTAGGTTTTTGGGGACATTCATTTCTGGGTTCTGCATTGGAAAAATTTCCAATGTGTCTGACTGTATTTTTAGAATTGGTTTTAAAAATCGCCTTCTTCCATCAAAACCAGTTTGTTCTAGGATTCCCAATTTTTTCAGCGAAGTGATGATTCTTGAAATTGTATCTGCTTTGAGTCCAAGTATTTCACTGAAATATCGATTTGATGCAAAACAACCTCCGTTGTCGTGTAACGATACGATTTCGGCAAAAAGTTTTGTCTGACTATGGGAAAGGTTTAAATTTTCAATCCAAACAGGGATCCAAATTCCTTTTCGATTTGTTTTCATTTTAGGTTCCTTTTCCAAACCCACACATCTCCGGCTACGAGTGTTTGGTTATATTTAGCCTATGCACCATTAAGATGCATTCTCCCCTACTCTCATATCCACAAGTTCATTCAGATTACGAATAAACCTTCGGTCAAAGAAAGAAGATCATTTTGGAAGTTCTTACGAACGTCCGTCGGAACTTTTTTTAAAATTCCGGATTGAACAATTACGGCATTGGTGGTAGAGCCGTGTTCGGTTGTGTGACCCGAACGTTCCCTAGATGTACAGAACTCTGGATTTTGTCAACGGAAAAAATGAGACATAATTCGACGCTTGTCTCATTGTATCTCTGACCATTGTTTGGGAGTTTTTCTGACTTGGGGATTTTAATTACATGAAGGGTGAAAATTCCCTGGGTTGCTACCACACTTCCCAGGGTTTTTGTTCAATCCAGTGAAGGATTGATAACAATCTAAACGAAATCGGATTTCAGTACAAGTTTTTTTTGCCAATTGAGTGGAAAAAATCAATCCACCCTAATGGTAAATTTTTCGATTTAGAGATTATTTTTTAAACTTTCGAATGGTTTCTTCCAATTGAATTTTTTCGTTTTGTAATTGGGATATTTTTTCTTTTATTTTAGCCAATTTTGATTTTAGGTCTTTTAATTCGAGGTGATTGAGTTTAGGTTTTGATTTAACTTGTTTTGTTGGTTTTAAAGGACGGACATACTCTCTAAGATCGTTTCGAGATGGAAAATCTCCTCTTTTTTCTAATCCTTTTAATAAATAATCGATCGCCTTTTTTCTATTTGAAACATCTAAAGGAGCAATTTCAGTAAATAGGCTAGTTGGGATTTGGTAAATCGGATGGGATTTATCTACATTATTGTTTTGGTTTGTTTCTTTTAAGATTTCTGCATGTGTAATTTTAGTTTTTACCCATTGGCCTGATTTGTTGATTCGTTTCGCTAACTGTTCGTTTGTTTCTTTGTGCCGATTTTTTAATTCCTGGAGAGATAAAGCGAGGTCAGCTTCAGAAAGATCTTCCCTCTGAAGGTTTTCAACCAATTTGATTTCTGGTAATTTTGTAACATCAATTTGTTCGACATTTTTTACAATGGCTGGAATTGTTTTTGATTTCAGAAGTTTATGTGCACGAAAACGTCTCTCTCCATTGATGAGTTCGTACTTACCGGCTTTTTTTCTAACTACAATTGGTTGCAAAAGACCATATTGCGAAATAGAGTCCGCCAGTTCTCGAATGCTCAATTCGTTAAAAGTTTTCCTTGGATTGTTTTCTGTTATGATTTGGTCCATTGGAATGTCTATAGTTTGGTGGTTATTTGTATTTTCAGAACTAAGGAAAGGATTGATAGTCGATGTACGATTTGCGGCTTTGGATAGAATATCTGCCGGGTTATAACTTGTTTTGTGTTTCATAAAAAGTGGTAAAGTACGCCAGCGTACTTTATTTCAAAATCTCCGCTAAATTTTCAAAAGTTTTCCAAGGAGCACTTCCTTCTTGAAGAGGTTTCCCAGTCTCTGTACGGTCCCGAATACTTTCATTTTTTGGGATTGGTTCTAAAATTTTTAAGGATTTTATGTTTTTAAGTTTGTCGAGTAAGTCCATTTGTTTTTGGGAAGTTCCCCATTGAGAGGGTAGAATCATTACAGATTTTTTTTTGCTCTGTTCGTCGAATCTTTCTGCTTCATTTACCTTTTTTAATACTTGGGCCACTGTACGGACTGCCCATTTTGATGGAGTGACTGGCACTAAAATCACTGATGCTGGTAAATAAGAGGTAATGTTTTCTGAGGATCCTGAGCCTGGGGTATCGATAACAACATAGTCATACTTGGTTTTTGACAGTACGTTTTTTAATCGTGGAATGATTGAAAAGTCCTTTGAGGCCAGATAACTCAAATCGGATAACTCAATGATTGAAGGGAGTACATCCACATTATTAGATCTTTTTACCGATTCACTTAACGTAGTTTCTGCATTTAATACAGACAAAGTGTTGCCTGTATCGAAAAATTCAACTGGTTCCTCGGGGAAAAAGAAGTCCGAAAGGTCAGCTTGTGGATCCATATCGATCGCAAGTGTTGATCCTTTTTTGGATAAAGCTAGAGCAAGATGAATTGCTGTGGTGGATTTTGATGTTCCACCTTTGATATTGGCAACCGTAATGATTTTCATTGCAGATTTATTTTTTAAGAACCACATTCTGCTGCAATGAAAATTAGAAAATTGAGATTAATTTTTAAAAAGTACGCCGGCGTACCTTACCAAAAAGAAGTTTTTGGAGTTTGGAATATTAACAAAATCCCGCGCAAAGGATCGAAGTGGAAATCGAAGCCCGTAGGGTGAGATTGGAGCGGAGAGCCTGGTCGTTGGTATAAAATTTTAGGATATTTTGCAGATTCGATGCGCCCAAATCAAATTAAAAAAACAGATTTTAATTCAGAAAAATTCTTGTACTATTTTTTGTATTATGAATGATGAAGTTAACCCTCTTACTGGGTGATGTAAACTTTCTGGATTGTGTGGAAGCAGTCCAGAAAGACTTCCTTCCCTCCCCTATCAAAACAAATCTGAGTTTGCCTAAAAAATTAGCCTCTTTTTCTCTATAAATATTATGTCACATTAGAGTTGACAAAAAAAACCAATCTGGTGATTGGAAGTAAGAGTAGGGGAGGTGTTCCTCGGCTCTACTAAAGCGGTCTTCCACAATTATACCGCTACATACATCACCTGGAATTCCATTTGGATTCCAATTATGGACGTTTGTTAAAACTTCCAAATCGATTTGCGATGCGTTAGCTATGTCTATCAACAATCGCAAAAAAACCAGAAAGCAGAAATGTTTTTTGGACACCGAAGGTCTCTGTTGGATATGGAGAGGGAAAATGAAGGTTAAAGAAAGAACGGGAGTTTGGGTTCCACAATGGATATATGAATTGGACTTGAATCCAAACCAAATTCGGTTGTATGCAGAAATTGTATCCTTAGATTCTAAAGATGGGTGTTATGCATCCAATGAATATTTAGCAAAGGTCTTGCGATTAAAACAAGATACTGTATCGCGATTGGTCTCACAATTAAAACAGAAAGGGCTCCTTGTCCAAACTAAGTTTGATGGAAGGAGACGTTTTTTGAAACCAATTTTACCAATTGTAAAATCTGAAGCCACGTACATGGATCCGAATCAAAAAGCGAAAAATGTTACGGAAGAGAGTGGGGGGTTTGGAAGTAAATCCAAAGCAGGATTGTATGAGAAGGCGACTCCTTATCCTATATACCAAAAACAGAATAATATACAATTTAAAGCAAACAAATCGGATGAGATAGAAAATTGGAAAACATTTTTGAGTTGGTCATCTGGTAAATTGTCTGAATCGACAAGAATATCAATGCTTGCGTTAGAGGGACCAGAAGAACTTTCGGGGTTACAGCGAAGGTATTGGGAACAATGGCTCGTAACCCCTGGTTCTTAACTGATCTATTTCACTTGGACCAGGTCCTTGCGAAATTGTGCCCTTCCACCTGGGTATTCGATGGTATAAAGGCATTGGCAATTTTCCCAAGCGGGGCTCGAAAGGAAAAAACCACCTTCTTCGGATTGGCAGGAATCTTGTTTGGGTTTAATTTTATGAGCGGAGATGAGACGGGCTAAGTCCTTCATTTCGGTTTCAGTGAGTTCAACCGACTCCTGTTCTAACAAAATGTTTGTTAGTTTGGGTGATGTAGATAATAGGTTTGTAGCATTTACGCAGGTGGTTCGTCGCATCGCAAGACTTCCTGATTCGATTGCTTGAGCACTTGCTTTAGCTGAAACTGCCGCATAAAATACTTCGATGCCGTCCTTTTGTTTCCATTCGGATTTCCATGGGGAATAGGTTTGGCATGTGATCAGGAAAAATAGGAGTAGAATCGGGGAATATTTCATACAGGAATTTTAGCCGATAGGAAAAGTTTGTCAACGGAAAGAGGTCCATTTCAAAATGGAGTTGGATAATTTATTGAAAAATAACTCTTTTGATCAAGAATAGGATGGAATCAAGATGAGTTTGTTTAAACCTATTCCTTTCTTTTCGGGCCCGATGGTGCAATCATTTCTGGCTTCCTTCAAGTCGAATTCAGACAAATTGTATGGGAAAAATCACAATGGTATTTGGAAGTCTATCAAAACAAAAGAAGGAGTTACCTTACTTGCAAAGGTTCATGAGGTAACGAATCCAAAAGGGATTGTGATCTTGGTCCATGGGTGGGAAGGGAGTATCAATTCTAGTTATATCATCCGTACCACCAAACATTTTTTAGCAAAAGATTTTTCAGTCTATCGTTTGAATTTAAGAGACCATGGAGACACTCACCATTTAAATGAAGGGATATTTAATGGGAGTTTACTTGCGGAAACTTATGATGGTGTTCTTGATTTATCAAAATCAAATAAAACGAAATTACCAATATACTTAGCTGGATTTTCACTCGGTGGAAACTTTGTATTACGGATGGCGAGTCGACATTCATCTGCAAAAGCAGATAATAAAATTCCAGGATTAAAACATTGTTTTGCTTTTAGTCCCGCTTTGGATCCAAAACGAGCTACCATTAAAATGGATGAACATCCTTTTCTACGGAAATATTTTTTGAAGTCTTGGAAATCTTCCTTAGTAAAAAAAGGAGAATTGTTTCCTCATTTGTACTCTTTCCATGATTTGGATCGATACCAAACGGTGATGGATTTAACGGATAAAATGGTAAAAGAATTTTCTAAGTTTGGTTCTGTTGATGAATATTTTAATTCTTATACATTGAATGATTTGTTTTTCAAATCGATACAAGTTCCAACTACGATTCTAACATCGATGGATGATCCAGTGATCCCATGGAAAGAATTCACTGAAATTCCAAGTTCTGCTTTTCTTGAAGTAGTGATTGAATCAAAAGGTGGACATTGTGGTTTTATCGAAGATTGGAAACGGTCCTCTTATTACTGGAGGATTATGGAAAAGAAGATGGGTTGATTTCTTTCCAAATTTGTTTCCAATATGGCCCCCAATTCGATTTTTCGGAACTCCAAAATTGAGTATAAAATAAATCTAACAATTCTCGGTTGGATAGTATGTTGAGAAGTTTTTTTCGATCCAAATATTCTGGGCCTTTTTTCAGCAATCGTTCAAAATCTATAGTATTGGATTTGGATAGTTTCGAAATATAAGATTTATTTCCTTGGAGTTGTTTGTGTTTTTGGTGAAACTTAGGATGGACAAGAGCATAAAATATTTCTTTTCCTTCAATATTTATGTTATGATTCAATTTTAGATTTTCCTTTAATTGGTGGAACAGTTCTGTATTTGGATTCCAATACGAGAGATCAAAGAATCGGTTTAGTTTTTTTTGTTCTTTTCCTGTGAAAATGACAAGGGGAATGGATAAAGCCCAACCAATCCAGATGGGCAAAGTCAAAAAGAATAACATTAGTGAATATGTATAACTTATATAAGCAGAAACAATTCCGAGGATTGTGATTCCAAAGAATGAAGACAAAATGTAGGAAATGGGATAACTGGTTTCCGCATCCCTGTTTTGAGGTCCCCAGGAAATCTTTTTATTTAATAAAATGGAAACTACAAATATACTATGGTATATCATATAAATTGGTGCGATAAGAATTGAAAAAAAAGTTTCCAAGAAAAACGCAGGGAACTTGCTGAAAATCTGTTTGATAGGTAAAGAAATATAACTCAAAACTCTTGGCAAAAATAAAAGTATTAATGATAAATACAAAAGTTTTAAATATAACGGGTCATAAATCTGAGCTTTGAAGTATTCAAATTCCTCAGGTAACATAGAGTAATTTAGGAATTTACTATCTTCTAAGTAGTTCCACAAACTTAAAAGAATATAACAAAACCAAATTGGCGAATTTAGGTAAGATAAAATTCCACTCAAGATATGGATTCTATTAATAAATGGTATTTTTTTACCGAATAAAAACCAAAAGTGTTGGAGGTTCCCTTGGCACCATCTTTGGTCTCGTTTTAAGACGTCGATGATATTTGGGGGATTTTCTTCGTAACTACCTTCTAATTCATAAGCACACAAAACATCATAACCAGCTTTTCGCATGAGACTTGCTTCCACCGTATCATGGCTTAGGATTTTGCCACCTAACCCACCGTATTCTGGTAAGTGGGGGAGTGCACAATATTCCATAAAAGGTTTGATTCGAAGGATTGCGTTGTGACCCCAATAACTATTGGAATTGATCTGCCAAAAACTTGCACCTTTTAGGAAAAAAGAACTAAATAAATAGGAGGAAAACTCAGTTATTTTTTGGAATAGAGTAGTAGAACGAAATAATTTTGAATTAGTTTGGATGATTCCTGCATTTGGATTAATTTGCATTAATGCGATAAGTTGTATGATAGTATCTCCACTCATTAAACTATCCGCATCCAATATGATCATGTATTCATATTGATTTCCCCATCTCCTGCAAAAATCTGCAATGTTCCCACTTTTTCCATTGAGATTACTTTTTCGCCTGCGGTAGTGGAATTTTGTAAAATTTTTCGTAGATTCACATAATTGAAGATAGGCGGATTCCTCTTTGATCCATTTTTCAGGTGTTCGAGTGTCACTTAATATAAAAAAATCTAGTTTGGGTAAACTATGAAATTTTTCTAAAGATTCATAGATGACTTTGATCCTTGCAAAAATCGAAACTTCGTTTTCTTCGTAGACAGGCATTACAAGTGCGACAGGCACAGATTCGAGCTTTGCAAAATTAAGTTCTGCTGTTGGAATTTTTTTTGCTCTTAAAAACGGGTCACCTTTTTTGAAAAAGGATAAGATAAACCCAAATAATGAGGTTGTAGCTCCATAAGATAACATCGGTAGCAGAAAAAGTAAGGTTATGAATTGGTAATATTCAGTGAGTTCGATACCTCCAAAAGAGATAATTTCAGAAAACGTTGTCAGACCAATCACGATCGGAATCATAAAAACGAAAAAAAATAAACTTCGGTGTAAATATATCATAACAACCTAAAAATGATTAAATAATACAAAGCGCTCCATATAAAAATTGAAGCAATGATAAAGAAAGGTTTAAATGAACTGATCAAGGAGTCTCTTGATTTTTTTGATTCTCTTTTCCATTCGGATTCTTTCGGTACCATTGATCCAAATTGCCAGGAACGATCAGGGAACGGAAGTTTGTGGTTTTGCATGAGATCTGTTTTGAAAGTATATTGGATCCACATAGACCAGTCTTTTTCCCAATTGTGAGAGATTTGGTTTAAACTCAAAAAATTTGTAATTGTGTTTGCGATGGAAAACTCGTTTTGAATTCCATTTAACAACAAATAAGTTCTTATTCGTTCACTAAACTCTATCTCATACTCAGTTTTATTTTGAAATTCCATCTCGATAAATCCATGTTTCTGTAATTTTTTCTTGGTTATGTTCTAGATACACTTCCCATTCTGAAATTTCTATACTGGAAGAATGCCAAATTTGTAATCTCCACTGATCCAATTCAGGTATCTTTTCGATTTTGTATCGAATGGATTCGGGTGGAATTAAACTATTTCTTATATTGGCTGTTAGTAGAGTTTTCGGATCCAAAGATTTCAAATTCTCACCAGTAAAATACAAGGTTAACATTTTTTCTTTTGGAAATAATGGATCAATTCCTTTGTAATAAGAAGATGATTTTCCAAGTGTATGGTTGCCTGGAGATTTTTCTGTATAACTAAGTTTGTATTGGATTTCGTATCCTTCATTTAGATTCGGTGGAATCACGGGTTCCCAGAATATTGTAACGTTATCATCGGAATCCAAATTAGTTGTAAATTCAAGTAAGTATAAATTTCCTTTGCCCCAATCTCCTTTAGGTTCCACCCACAAACTGGGTCTTAGGTGGTATTTTAGCTTTTCATCTTGGTAACTTTTGAATTTTCGGTCTCGTTGTATGAGGCCAAAACCAACTGGATGATTTAAAGGGATTTTTGTGAGTTGTGTTTTTTTCGGATTGATTAAGGGTCTCCATTCCCAATTGTTTTCACCTAAATATGTGAGAAGTCCATCGGAGTCATGGATTTCGGGATGTATGTTTCCTAAAATTGGAATATTAGATTCACCATAGAGGAACATTGATGTAATAGGAGAGAATCCGAGGCGTTTGATTTTTTTTCTTAAGTAAATTTTCGCACGTATGTCAATGGTCGTCACTTCTCCTGGTAAAATATAAAATTCATAAGCTCCTACCACAGAGACACTATTCATAATTGCGTAAATGGTGATCGCTTTGTCATTTTTTTCTGGTCGTTTGATGTAAAAACTTTCAAAGATTGGGAATTCTTCTTTGTTATCTGGTCCAGTATTGATCGCAAGTCCCCTTCCTGAAAGTCCGTAAACTTGGTTTTTTGACAATGCACGAAAATAAGAAGAACCTTGGAAAACCAAAAATTCTTCTAAGGCTTCTTTATGATTGATTGGATAATGTACTCTGAACCCAGTGTATTGGAGTTTTTTACTTAATTCAAAAAAATCATCAGTTAAAGGTAAGTTACCAAAATTGAATCGTGAAGAATCATAGGGAATTTCTACTGGTTTTTCTTCTATTATTTCGTAAATTTTGATCCCGTTGCTATAGATATGACCTGGATGGAAAAAATGAAGTTGATAGGGTAGGGCAAGATTTTTCCAGATAGCAACATCTGGTTTGTATTCGATTTGTCTATAGTCTTCAAAACTAATCCCATCTAGTCCTGGGATTTTATATTCGGGAGTGGCGGTAAACTTTGTGTTTAATTTTTGTTTTACCAAATGGTCTAGGGTATTAAAATCAAAAATTTCGGATTTTGGTGAAATGGCAAATAATGAAACAAGTTTGTTGAAACTAAGATCGTTTCTTCTAATGATAACCAAAACACATAATACAATGGCAATGATTGCAAAGTATATGTTTAATTTTTTCATGTGTTAAGTATTTGAAAATACC
Encoded here:
- a CDS encoding TetR/AcrR family transcriptional regulator encodes the protein MKKNTYHHGDLKNSIIKSCHKLLQKKGVTDFSLREVATLSGVSHAAVYRHFQHKDEVLEILSSIGFDRLKSLQKKVSKDSKNPDEYFVKLGLVYIQFALKNPNYYKLMFQTKREKESNQLKQSKLRSYAVLVHGCRFYLKTKKRKENHRSFALMAWSLVHGFSNLSLETNFPETEGKRMDQSQIQLAETILRYSI
- a CDS encoding helix-turn-helix domain-containing protein translates to MKTNRKGIWIPVWIENLNLSHSQTKLFAEIVSLHDNGGCFASNRYFSEILGLKADTISRIITSLKKLGILEQTGFDGRRRFLKPILKIQSDTLEIFPMQNPEMNVPKNLGGTEKKSKPALESPTGPSSTVQIKKNLHTLNPFEEFKKWTEISLSTSTHSKISNLTSPDLMEDSLQKIWKQWCNKTFPINRQFQVVSV
- a CDS encoding ParB/RepB/Spo0J family partition protein, encoding MKHKTSYNPADILSKAANRTSTINPFLSSENTNNHQTIDIPMDQIITENNPRKTFNELSIRELADSISQYGLLQPIVVRKKAGKYELINGERRFRAHKLLKSKTIPAIVKNVEQIDVTKLPEIKLVENLQREDLSEADLALSLQELKNRHKETNEQLAKRINKSGQWVKTKITHAEILKETNQNNNVDKSHPIYQIPTSLFTEIAPLDVSNRKKAIDYLLKGLEKRGDFPSRNDLREYVRPLKPTKQVKSKPKLNHLELKDLKSKLAKIKEKISQLQNEKIQLEETIRKFKK
- a CDS encoding ParA family protein; this encodes MKIITVANIKGGTSKSTTAIHLALALSKKGSTLAIDMDPQADLSDFFFPEEPVEFFDTGNTLSVLNAETTLSESVKRSNNVDVLPSIIELSDLSYLASKDFSIIPRLKNVLSKTKYDYVVIDTPGSGSSENITSYLPASVILVPVTPSKWAVRTVAQVLKKVNEAERFDEQSKKKSVMILPSQWGTSQKQMDLLDKLKNIKSLKILEPIPKNESIRDRTETGKPLQEGSAPWKTFENLAEILK
- a CDS encoding helix-turn-helix domain-containing protein — protein: MKVKERTGVWVPQWIYELDLNPNQIRLYAEIVSLDSKDGCYASNEYLAKVLRLKQDTVSRLVSQLKQKGLLVQTKFDGRRRFLKPILPIVKSEATYMDPNQKAKNVTEESGGFGSKSKAGLYEKATPYPIYQKQNNIQFKANKSDEIENWKTFLSWSSGKLSESTRISMLALEGPEELSGLQRRYWEQWLVTPGS
- a CDS encoding YheT family hydrolase translates to MSLFKPIPFFSGPMVQSFLASFKSNSDKLYGKNHNGIWKSIKTKEGVTLLAKVHEVTNPKGIVILVHGWEGSINSSYIIRTTKHFLAKDFSVYRLNLRDHGDTHHLNEGIFNGSLLAETYDGVLDLSKSNKTKLPIYLAGFSLGGNFVLRMASRHSSAKADNKIPGLKHCFAFSPALDPKRATIKMDEHPFLRKYFLKSWKSSLVKKGELFPHLYSFHDLDRYQTVMDLTDKMVKEFSKFGSVDEYFNSYTLNDLFFKSIQVPTTILTSMDDPVIPWKEFTEIPSSAFLEVVIESKGGHCGFIEDWKRSSYYWRIMEKKMG
- the mdoH gene encoding glucans biosynthesis glucosyltransferase MdoH, whose product is MIYLHRSLFFFVFMIPIVIGLTTFSEIISFGGIELTEYYQFITLLFLLPMLSYGATTSLFGFILSFFKKGDPFLRAKKIPTAELNFAKLESVPVALVMPVYEENEVSIFARIKVIYESLEKFHSLPKLDFFILSDTRTPEKWIKEESAYLQLCESTKNFTKFHYRRRKSNLNGKSGNIADFCRRWGNQYEYMIILDADSLMSGDTIIQLIALMQINPNAGIIQTNSKLFRSTTLFQKITEFSSYLFSSFFLKGASFWQINSNSYWGHNAILRIKPFMEYCALPHLPEYGGLGGKILSHDTVEASLMRKAGYDVLCAYELEGSYEENPPNIIDVLKRDQRWCQGNLQHFWFLFGKKIPFINRIHILSGILSYLNSPIWFCYILLSLWNYLEDSKFLNYSMLPEEFEYFKAQIYDPLYLKLLYLSLILLFLPRVLSYISLPIKQIFSKFPAFFLETFFSILIAPIYMIYHSIFVVSILLNKKISWGPQNRDAETSYPISYILSSFFGITILGIVSAYISYTYSLMLFFLTLPIWIGWALSIPLVIFTGKEQKKLNRFFDLSYWNPNTELFHQLKENLKLNHNINIEGKEIFYALVHPKFHQKHKQLQGNKSYISKLSKSNTIDFERLLKKGPEYLDRKKLLNILSNRELLDLFYTQFWSSEKSNWGPYWKQIWKEINPSSFP
- a CDS encoding glucan biosynthesis protein, which codes for MKKLNIYFAIIAIVLCVLVIIRRNDLSFNKLVSLFAISPKSEIFDFNTLDHLVKQKLNTKFTATPEYKIPGLDGISFEDYRQIEYKPDVAIWKNLALPYQLHFFHPGHIYSNGIKIYEIIEEKPVEIPYDSSRFNFGNLPLTDDFFELSKKLQYTGFRVHYPINHKEALEEFLVFQGSSYFRALSKNQVYGLSGRGLAINTGPDNKEEFPIFESFYIKRPEKNDKAITIYAIMNSVSVVGAYEFYILPGEVTTIDIRAKIYLRKKIKRLGFSPITSMFLYGESNIPILGNIHPEIHDSDGLLTYLGENNWEWRPLINPKKTQLTKIPLNHPVGFGLIQRDRKFKSYQDEKLKYHLRPSLWVEPKGDWGKGNLYLLEFTTNLDSDDNVTIFWEPVIPPNLNEGYEIQYKLSYTEKSPGNHTLGKSSSYYKGIDPLFPKEKMLTLYFTGENLKSLDPKTLLTANIRNSLIPPESIRYKIEKIPELDQWRLQIWHSSSIEISEWEVYLEHNQEKITETWIYRDGISK